The following coding sequences lie in one Phycisphaerae bacterium genomic window:
- a CDS encoding DUF2961 domain-containing protein, which translates to MILSTLCGPLIGLTLIAGTGTMSTAGESSVPPGRVASPADALLDRLTQVPTPCQVLQTSSHNKLGRNGDANSPLYTDVHGDGVILDAAGPGCVRSIWGTAFPKEALLKFYFDGEKEPRYKVNQIEFFSGKHPDFPPPLASYDVRGQYEGPQYGGNCFVPIPFEKSLKITIAGGVSFFHVLYDQYPHGTPVQSFTGKEDRAAILDGFTRVGGTPASQPAFEATAAGSGQEAPGKEIVLFDRKQASGIIREIVLDADASDPFFQNTELVMRFDGHERDDVRAPTGMFFGCANHVADVGSLPVTVRRTAEKRAEMHCYFPIPFWHEARIVWRNLSDKPLGPLNAKVIVDRNSIPENRGTYFTTLYRKGETTYRRDWPLFDSPGTGWFVGVVQSMQNGHYCEGNEHFYVDGAISPQINGTGTEDYYLGCFWPNTVYSGPFAMCAQDIQLEGGSMAGAYRIPSSYARFHLEAPIPFFRSIDARIQHGGMSDIRSNYRSLAFCYLRGRPALRETDFIDVGNPASESMHRYTAEGSEVTGVVTARPEGEYFETAEDEDGRRHGGSEITFTVAIDPKNAGVRLRRRLDQAGLPQAADVYVDAKFAGRWVHAFQNPHLRWFDSDFDIHSSHTHGKTSLAIKLVAAAGQDLGPYSDFSYRVGCFEPGPEAPGHGDAGNSPQIPR; encoded by the coding sequence ATGATCCTGTCAACCCTCTGCGGACCATTGATCGGCTTGACTCTGATCGCCGGAACCGGGACGATGAGCACGGCGGGAGAGTCGTCGGTGCCTCCGGGCAGAGTCGCATCGCCAGCAGATGCCTTACTCGACCGGTTGACGCAGGTCCCGACCCCGTGCCAGGTCCTCCAGACCTCCAGCCACAACAAGCTCGGACGCAATGGCGACGCCAACTCACCGCTGTACACGGACGTCCACGGTGACGGCGTCATTCTCGATGCGGCCGGTCCGGGCTGCGTACGGAGCATCTGGGGCACGGCCTTTCCCAAGGAAGCGCTCCTGAAGTTCTACTTCGATGGGGAGAAAGAGCCGCGCTACAAGGTCAACCAGATCGAGTTCTTCTCGGGCAAGCACCCGGACTTTCCGCCGCCGCTGGCATCCTACGATGTGCGCGGTCAGTACGAAGGGCCCCAATACGGCGGCAACTGCTTCGTACCGATCCCGTTCGAGAAGTCGTTGAAGATCACCATCGCCGGGGGAGTCTCCTTTTTCCACGTGCTCTACGATCAGTATCCGCACGGCACACCGGTACAGAGCTTCACCGGCAAGGAGGACCGAGCGGCCATACTCGACGGCTTCACCCGGGTGGGCGGCACACCGGCCTCACAGCCGGCTTTCGAGGCAACCGCGGCCGGCAGTGGGCAGGAAGCACCGGGCAAGGAGATCGTTCTCTTCGATCGTAAACAGGCTTCGGGCATCATCCGTGAGATCGTGCTGGACGCCGATGCGTCCGATCCCTTCTTCCAGAACACCGAACTCGTCATGCGCTTCGACGGCCACGAACGCGACGACGTGCGGGCCCCGACAGGGATGTTCTTCGGCTGTGCCAACCACGTGGCCGACGTCGGGTCACTGCCGGTGACCGTTCGCCGGACCGCCGAAAAACGGGCAGAAATGCACTGCTACTTTCCGATACCCTTCTGGCATGAGGCTCGGATCGTCTGGCGCAACCTGTCCGACAAGCCGCTCGGCCCGCTCAACGCCAAGGTGATCGTCGATCGGAACTCGATTCCGGAGAATCGGGGGACCTACTTCACAACGCTCTACCGCAAGGGCGAGACAACGTATCGCCGCGATTGGCCGCTTTTCGACAGCCCGGGGACCGGTTGGTTCGTCGGTGTCGTTCAGTCCATGCAGAACGGGCACTACTGTGAGGGGAACGAGCACTTCTACGTGGATGGGGCCATCTCGCCGCAGATCAACGGTACCGGGACCGAGGACTACTACCTGGGTTGCTTCTGGCCAAACACCGTATACAGCGGCCCGTTCGCCATGTGCGCGCAGGACATCCAACTCGAGGGCGGCAGCATGGCCGGGGCCTACCGGATCCCATCCTCGTACGCCCGATTTCACCTGGAGGCCCCGATTCCGTTCTTCCGTTCGATCGACGCCCGCATCCAGCATGGCGGGATGAGCGACATTCGCTCCAACTATCGCAGCCTGGCGTTCTGCTACCTGCGCGGGCGACCCGCTCTGCGGGAGACGGACTTCATCGATGTGGGCAACCCGGCCAGCGAGAGCATGCATCGCTATACTGCCGAAGGCTCCGAAGTGACCGGCGTAGTGACCGCCCGCCCGGAAGGGGAGTACTTCGAGACGGCCGAAGATGAGGACGGCCGGCGTCACGGAGGGAGCGAGATCACGTTCACGGTGGCGATCGATCCGAAGAACGCCGGCGTACGACTGCGACGGCGGCTGGATCAAGCCGGACTGCCCCAGGCGGCCGACGTCTACGTTGACGCGAAGTTCGCCGGGCGATGGGTGCACGCCTTCCAGAACCCGCACCTCCGCTGGTTCGACTCCGACTTCGACATCCATTCGAGCCACACGCACGGCAAGACTTCGCTCGCCATCAAGCTGGTGGCGGCTGCGGGTCAGGATCTGGGGCCTTACAGCGACTTCAGCTATCGCGTGGGATGCTTCGAGCCGGGGCCAGAGGCGCCTGGTCACGGAGATGCGGGGAACAGTCCTCAGATTCCACGATGA
- a CDS encoding protease inhibitor I42 family protein, which produces MMKYTSLLAAFVALGSAGCLPASSGTVLRLTEQDNGTTAAISLGTRIEVVLSSNPSTGYGWQLTNVNQAILEKTGNAYIPPSNTMPGASGTEQWDFSGRAAGQTPLRMEYRRPWESTEFPAARSFSVTVTVTPGL; this is translated from the coding sequence ATGATGAAATACACATCGCTGCTCGCCGCGTTCGTCGCTCTTGGCTCAGCCGGCTGCCTTCCCGCCTCTTCCGGGACCGTGCTCAGGCTGACAGAACAGGACAACGGAACCACGGCCGCGATCTCGCTTGGCACGCGCATCGAAGTCGTGCTGTCGTCAAACCCCTCCACCGGCTACGGCTGGCAACTGACAAACGTCAACCAGGCGATTCTCGAGAAGACCGGCAATGCCTACATCCCCCCCTCCAACACCATGCCCGGAGCCTCCGGAACCGAGCAGTGGGACTTCAGCGGAAGAGCGGCCGGTCAGACCCCGCTCCGGATGGAATACCGGCGCCCGTGGGAGTCCACCGAGTTTCCGGCCGCCCGGTCCTTCTCCGTGACCGTGACCGTCACGCCTGGGCTGTAG
- a CDS encoding tetratricopeptide repeat protein: protein MRKPARLSPFAGRIMALIAALALANGVASGSEKKSKTGDSGHGKAASSSSGHGAKAPAKASTTKASTAKTGAAKAATASTHGSSSGHGSSVAAGASQQKAKASGTSHGSSAAGTAGHGEPAKPASAATDPGHNATTTAPAEVLTGAEILKRLAEGNARFATGKSQHPNADAIRRAVTASQGQKPIATVVACSDSRVPVEILFDEGIGDLFVVRVAGNVCDTDEIGSIEYGTEHLETPLLLILGHTRCGAVTAVAKRDKIGGSIPQLVDNIARAVAAAEKAHPDLQGDALVAEAVKANVLQSIEDLLKSSEIVRHLASSGRLKIEGAIYDLEKGTIQWLGKHPAEKGLLAASGPGHKTKPAAEPQNHAPAAPQSPITRPGDLHADAETHAGRSVSDSQAAPSTQPSLEMAASSQPAHVVATVAPAGHASATQPHKESLSAPRTDEPKVLGWTPTTRPANGRSLAADHVPVPAIDATPATRPAVASSGVMPTASAPLRKPSQSVPPVAAQPVRPGLLERTIAEELYRQGAAHLIRGEDTAAAERFSAALETDPNLLPALNDLAGICYLRRDYNKALELYSKVLATEPSDESALRGSALTYASQKRYAESRNILQRLLARNAHDGQTWMDFGDVLYLLGDTEGALNAWRQAVQVNPSAASLVAKASQRLRRFE from the coding sequence ATGCGGAAACCGGCGAGACTGAGTCCTTTTGCGGGTCGGATCATGGCGCTGATCGCCGCTCTGGCACTCGCCAACGGCGTAGCCAGCGGATCGGAGAAGAAGTCGAAGACCGGCGACTCGGGACACGGCAAGGCGGCCAGCAGCAGCTCTGGCCACGGGGCGAAAGCGCCGGCCAAGGCCAGCACGACCAAGGCCAGTACCGCGAAGACCGGTGCGGCCAAGGCCGCAACAGCCTCCACCCACGGCTCGAGTTCCGGCCACGGCTCGTCAGTGGCCGCAGGCGCGAGCCAGCAGAAGGCGAAAGCTTCGGGCACCAGCCACGGATCGTCGGCGGCCGGTACTGCCGGTCATGGCGAACCGGCCAAGCCCGCGTCGGCCGCTACCGACCCTGGCCACAACGCAACCACTACCGCACCAGCCGAGGTCCTGACCGGGGCCGAGATCCTGAAACGTCTCGCCGAGGGCAACGCCCGGTTCGCGACCGGCAAGTCCCAGCATCCCAATGCGGATGCGATTCGTCGGGCGGTCACCGCATCTCAAGGGCAAAAGCCGATAGCTACCGTCGTTGCCTGTTCCGACTCGCGAGTGCCGGTCGAGATCCTGTTTGACGAGGGCATCGGCGACCTGTTCGTCGTGCGCGTGGCAGGCAACGTCTGCGATACAGACGAGATCGGTTCGATCGAGTACGGCACCGAACACCTCGAGACGCCACTCCTCTTGATCCTCGGCCATACCAGGTGCGGAGCCGTTACTGCGGTAGCGAAACGAGACAAGATCGGCGGCAGCATCCCCCAACTGGTGGACAACATCGCTCGCGCGGTGGCCGCCGCGGAGAAGGCTCATCCCGATCTGCAAGGCGACGCTCTGGTCGCCGAGGCCGTCAAGGCGAACGTCCTGCAGAGCATCGAGGACCTGCTGAAGAGCAGTGAGATCGTGCGCCACCTGGCATCCTCCGGCCGGCTGAAGATCGAGGGTGCGATCTACGATCTGGAGAAGGGCACAATCCAGTGGCTCGGCAAGCATCCAGCGGAGAAGGGACTCCTCGCCGCCAGTGGCCCGGGGCACAAGACCAAACCGGCCGCCGAGCCTCAGAACCACGCTCCCGCCGCCCCTCAGTCACCGATCACCAGGCCCGGCGACCTCCATGCGGATGCCGAGACGCACGCCGGGCGATCTGTCTCCGACAGCCAGGCAGCCCCATCGACACAACCCAGCCTCGAGATGGCCGCCAGCTCGCAGCCGGCCCACGTCGTCGCAACCGTCGCCCCGGCCGGGCATGCCTCGGCTACGCAGCCTCACAAGGAGTCATTGTCCGCACCGAGAACCGACGAACCGAAAGTGCTCGGCTGGACGCCGACCACGCGGCCTGCGAACGGCCGTTCCTTGGCCGCTGACCACGTCCCAGTGCCTGCGATCGACGCAACACCTGCCACGCGGCCGGCGGTCGCTTCCAGCGGCGTGATGCCGACGGCTTCGGCCCCGCTACGCAAGCCTTCGCAGTCCGTTCCGCCGGTGGCAGCGCAGCCCGTTAGACCGGGCTTGCTCGAACGGACCATCGCCGAGGAACTGTACCGGCAAGGTGCGGCTCATCTGATTCGTGGTGAAGACACGGCCGCAGCTGAGCGGTTCAGCGCCGCTCTGGAAACCGACCCCAACCTGCTGCCAGCCCTCAACGATCTTGCGGGAATCTGCTATCTTCGACGCGACTACAATAAGGCGCTGGAACTCTACTCCAAGGTCTTGGCCACTGAACCGTCCGACGAGTCCGCGCTTCGTGGTTCAGCTCTGACCTATGCGTCGCAAAAGCGGTATGCTGAATCGCGCAATATCCTCCAGCGGCTGCTCGCTAGAAACGCCCACGACGGCCAGACGTGGATGGACTTCGGCGACGTGCTGTACCTCCTGGGCGACACCGAGGGGGCACTCAACGCTTGGAGGCAGGCGGTTCAGGTCAATCCCTCGGCAGCTTCCCTTGTCGCCAAGGCCAGCCAACGGCTGAGGCGATTCGAGTGA